In the genome of Arthrobacter crystallopoietes, the window TCTGATCAAAGGTGAGGTCCAAGACCGGTCAATCAACATCAAAGCTCCAGCCGACTCGGTCTACTTCTGTCAGGCGAAACCTCTGACTGATGTCACTGTTCGACCAACGGACTGGACTAAGTACGACCCGACATCCAGGAAAAAGCTGGACGCGAAAATAAAGAAGATCAACTGGCTAAGCAACGACATCGCCGAACTCGTGTTGCGATTTCCCATCGGCGTAAGGGCGATTTTCAATGCTGGCCAATACCTGAACATCGTTTTTGACGGACAAACGCGAAGCTACTCAATGGCAAATCCCCCTCATAAAAACGCTGAAGCAGTACTTCACGTACGTAAGTATGAAGGAGGACTCTTCTCAGATGCTTTCCTGGCAAACGCCTCTCCAAATGAAAAAATCCTGGTTGAGGTGCCGTTCGGCGACGTACAACTGACCTTGGACTCCCCCGAGCCTTTGATCATGCTGGCTACCGGGACCGGATTCGCTCCTGTGAAGTCAATTATGGAGAATCTCATCCACCTGAACATTAAACGACCGGTCCATTTCTTCTGGGGCGGCCGACATGAGCCTGATCTATATATGTCTGATCTAGTGAAGTCGTGGAACGAGAAACTCGACTGGTTCACTTATACGCCCGTACTCTCCCAACCCCCAGAAAGCTGGGCAGGAGAGACAGGTTGGGTTCAGTCTGCCGCCCTAAAGCACCTCAAAGGCCACAATAAATGCTCCGTATACGCGTGCGGCAGTAACAAGATGGTGTCCGATGCGCGCGACTTATTCGTCGATGCTGGCCTGGACATTGGTGATTTCCACTGCGATGCTTTCGTCCCCGCATGAGCCGTACCTCCTGGCGGTGTGGATCGGCACCTGACTGGTATTACTGAGCTGGCCAGGCCCGCAGCCCCCATCCATGACCTAGGGCTGGACCAGCCACGCGGTGAGTTGAATGAATGCCAGAACTGAACAGCTCGTTTTTCCCATTGATACGCGCTGAAGCAATTGAACAGCTCGGTCAGATGCCAGGTGAAAATATTCTCGAATCTCAAAGGAGCAGCCAAAAATGAACGGCTATCACGGTGCCACAGACGCGCACGTGGCAAGTTTCCGACTTTCCGTTTCGCCCACCTGCGCCGGCGCTCTTCCTGGTCCTAGGAAATCTTCGGCACTAGTCCCGAAAAGGCACGGCAGAATAACGCAACGCCATTCAGTCTGCAGCCGGCGTAAGACGACAAAAGTACGCATTTCGCCGAGCAATTACTCGAGTCAAAGCCTAAGCCTGGATGAGCTGCTGCCATGACACAAGGGGCCGTAACAACCAATAGTGCTGCGCCTATCCCGCGGGGGAGAAAGCAGCCGGCGAGGAAGCTGCCGGTGAAGCAGTTGCTCGGGCTGGCGGGCATTGTTGGGTTCCTGCTGCTGTGGGAACTGATCCCACGCGTCGGCCTGGTTGAGCCGCGGTTCCTGCCGCCGGCCAGTGAGGTCATCGCGGCGCTGATCACCGATTTCGGTTTGGCGGCATTCTGGGTCGCGGTCGGCGAAACCATGCTGGCCTGGGCGATCGGCCTGGTGATGGCGATCGTGCTGGCCGTGGTGCTGGGCTTCATCATCGGTTCGTCGATGTT includes:
- a CDS encoding 2Fe-2S iron-sulfur cluster-binding protein → MTRAVHIDATDIVIDSEESDTILEAAEKSGYSIPYSCRKGVCSTCLGTLIKGEVQDRSINIKAPADSVYFCQAKPLTDVTVRPTDWTKYDPTSRKKLDAKIKKINWLSNDIAELVLRFPIGVRAIFNAGQYLNIVFDGQTRSYSMANPPHKNAEAVLHVRKYEGGLFSDAFLANASPNEKILVEVPFGDVQLTLDSPEPLIMLATGTGFAPVKSIMENLIHLNIKRPVHFFWGGRHEPDLYMSDLVKSWNEKLDWFTYTPVLSQPPESWAGETGWVQSAALKHLKGHNKCSVYACGSNKMVSDARDLFVDAGLDIGDFHCDAFVPA